From one Melospiza melodia melodia isolate bMelMel2 chromosome 6, bMelMel2.pri, whole genome shotgun sequence genomic stretch:
- the NR1H3 gene encoding oxysterols receptor LXR-alpha, with protein sequence MGPTQLSTQDHGKRVASVFEMEEEGLALFPGSENPPEHAENPPLKRKKGPAPKMLGNEVCSVCGDKASGFHYNVLSCEGCKGFFRRSVIKGAQYACKNGGKCEMDMYMRRKCQECRLRKCQEAGMREQYVLSEEQIRLKKLKKQEDDQARTVVVRPNPPNPPSPSHKLTPEQLSMIKKLVAAQQQCNQRSFTDRLKVTPWPQIPDPNNREARQQRFAHFTELAIISVQEIVDFAKQLPGFLELTREDQIALLKTSTIEVMLLETSRRYNPEIESITFLKDLSYNRDDFAKAGLQFEFINPIFEFSKGMNELQLNDAEYALLIAINIFSADRPNVQDQSLVERLQHTYVEALHSYICINRPNDRLMFPRMLMKLVSLRTLSSVHSEQVFALRLQDKKLPPLLSEIWDVHE encoded by the exons ATGGGTCCCACTCAACTCAGCACACAGGATCATGGGAAGAGGGTGGCAAGTGTATTTGAAATGGAGGAGGAAGGGCTTGCACTCTTCCCGGGCTCAGAGAACCCCCCTGAGCATGCAG AAAATCCCCCCTTGAAGCGGAAGAAGGGCCCAGCCCCCAAGATGCTGGGAAACGAAGTGTGCAGCGTGTGTGGGGACAAGGCCTCCGGCTTCCACTACAACGTGCTGAGCTGCGAAGGCTGCAAGGGCTTCTTCCGCCGCAGCGTCATCAAGGGCGCGCAGTACGCCTGCAAGAACGGCGGCAAGTGCGAGATGGACATGTACATGCGCCGCAAGTGCCAGGAGTGCCGGCTGCGCAAGTGCCAGGAGGCCGGCATGCGGGAGCAGT ATGTTCTGTCTGAAGAACAGATCCGACTGAAGAAACTGAAGAAGCAGGAAGATGACCAGGCTCGGACAGTTGTGGTGCGTCCAAACCCTCCAAATCCACCAAGCCCTTCCCACAAACTGACGCCGGAACAGCTGAGCATGATAAAAAAGCTCGTGGCCGCTCAGCAGCAGTGCAACCAGCGCTCCTTCACAGACAGGCTCAAAGTGACG CCATGGCCCCAGATTCCTGATCCAAATAACCGTGAAGCAAGGCAGCAGCGTTTTGCTCACTTCACAGAACTTGCAATTATCTCTGTGCAAGAGATCGTGGACTTTGCCAAGCAATTACCTGGCTTCCTGGAACTCACCAGGGAAGATCAGATTGCTTTACTGAAGACATCTACCATAGAG GTGATGTTGTTGGAGACATCTCGGCGCTACAATCCGGAGATTGAGAGCATCACCTTTCTGAAAGACCTGAGCTATAATCGGGATGACTTCGCCAAAGCAG GTCTGCAGTTTGAGTTCATTAACCCCATCTTTGAGTTCTCAAAGGGAATGAATGAGCTACAGCTTAATGATGCTGAATATGCACTTTTAATTGCCATCAATATTTTCTCTGCAG ACCGACCGAATGTGCAGGACCAGTCCCTGGTGGAGAGGCTGCAGCACACCTATGTGGAAGCACTTCATTCTTACATTTGCATCAACAGACCAAAT GACCGTTTGATGTTTCCACGGATGTTAATGAAGCTGGTCAGCCTTCGGACGCTGAGCAGTGTCCACTCTGAACAGGTGTTTGCCCTTCGGCTGCAGGATAAGAAACTCCCGCCCCTGCTCTCAGAAATCTGGGATGTGCATGAGTGA